A part of Pararhizobium sp. A13 genomic DNA contains:
- a CDS encoding gamma-glutamylcyclotransferase has translation MSLTPDLVALCHRDIADPGPDGRWTAISDQGYGELAERLDRESLGQPLWVFAYGSLIWKPEFEAIDRQRATAFGWHRSFCLHINRWRGSRDQPGLMMALERGGRCDGVIYLLPDGDRVGQIERMLRREVSALENIDSVRWLSVRSESGPCRALGFWVGATGERILSRRPLDEVAGILARACGHLGSCAEYLYNTVSHLEDFSIRDRNLWRLQQLVAAEIRSIHLSAIASSL, from the coding sequence ATGTCCCTGACGCCCGATCTGGTGGCGCTCTGTCACCGGGATATTGCCGATCCCGGTCCCGACGGACGCTGGACCGCAATCAGCGATCAAGGCTATGGCGAACTCGCCGAACGGCTCGATCGGGAGAGCCTGGGGCAGCCGCTGTGGGTGTTCGCCTATGGTTCGCTGATCTGGAAGCCTGAGTTCGAGGCGATCGACAGGCAACGGGCGACCGCATTCGGCTGGCACCGATCCTTCTGTCTGCACATCAATCGCTGGCGTGGCTCGCGCGATCAGCCGGGGTTGATGATGGCGCTGGAGCGCGGCGGGCGATGCGACGGCGTCATCTATCTTCTGCCGGACGGCGACCGCGTCGGGCAGATCGAGCGCATGCTGCGGCGAGAGGTCAGCGCCTTGGAAAATATCGATTCCGTCCGATGGCTGTCGGTAAGATCCGAGAGCGGCCCGTGCAGGGCGTTGGGTTTCTGGGTTGGGGCGACGGGAGAGCGGATCCTGTCTCGCCGGCCGCTGGATGAGGTCGCAGGCATCCTGGCACGTGCGTGTGGTCATCTCGGGTCCTGCGCGGAATATCTGTACAACACCGTTTCCCATCTCGAGGATTTCAGCATTCGCGACCGCAACCTTTGGCGACTGCAACAGCTTGTGGCCGCGGAGATCAGATCGATCCACCTGTCAGCCATTGCGTCGTCACTATAA
- a CDS encoding elongation factor G, with product MRCFTVLGPSQTGKSTIVEKLGSLEGAPRKSISPYGLNLTEFNFGNEAWSALDAPGGGEALVHAQHALLACDACVLCVSPAPDEAVLAAPYLRVIEASGTPCILFVNRMDEPRGRLRDVIATLQDYAGHTLLLRQIPIREDDRIVGSCDLISERAWRYREGQPSALIAIPESTAERESEARTELLEHLSEFDDWLLEELIEDREPPSDALYAISSRILKENRIIPVLIGAASHGNGMMRLMKALRHEAPPVDVLRERLARAGNADERKLVAVSFHAYHRQNVGKTVLVRALGEGLKQGASLGGASLGAVQDPANGRSNSTVTPAPGDVFATVKSDHLGVPSLLTSEAAVGPPEWTEPPTPMLERILVPGSERDENKLSETLAKLSEADRGLKVMQEEGTGAQLVCAQGPVHLRDLCRTLSDVFHIAVTDRTPSPIYRETISKPSEVHYRHRKQTGGAGQFADVKLSIHPNERGQGFTFGETVKGGVVPRNYIPAVEAGAREAMDKGPLGFEVIDVGVTLTDGQHHTVDSSEYAFRTAAKMGVRQALSEGSAVLMQPVFRSEIHIPSVYSGSLVQIVSALKGQVLGFDRDETAKGWDIFRALVPGGALDELARALRSATQGIGYFSKTFDHFEELYGKEADAIVRAHGTQRAEH from the coding sequence ATGCGCTGCTTTACTGTACTTGGACCCTCGCAAACCGGAAAATCGACCATTGTGGAAAAGCTTGGCTCGCTGGAGGGGGCGCCGAGAAAATCCATTTCCCCTTATGGATTGAACCTGACGGAATTCAATTTCGGAAACGAAGCATGGAGTGCGCTGGATGCACCGGGAGGGGGCGAAGCGCTGGTGCATGCGCAACATGCGCTTCTCGCCTGCGACGCGTGCGTCCTGTGCGTCTCGCCGGCACCCGACGAGGCCGTGCTCGCCGCGCCCTATCTGCGGGTGATCGAAGCCTCGGGAACGCCGTGCATCCTCTTCGTCAACCGGATGGACGAGCCGAGGGGGCGGCTCAGGGACGTGATCGCCACGCTCCAGGATTACGCCGGCCACACACTTCTCCTTCGCCAGATTCCGATCCGTGAAGATGACAGGATCGTCGGCAGTTGCGATCTGATTTCGGAACGGGCATGGCGCTACCGGGAAGGCCAGCCGTCAGCGCTGATCGCGATCCCCGAAAGTACTGCCGAGCGCGAAAGCGAGGCGCGCACCGAACTCCTGGAACACCTGTCCGAATTTGATGACTGGCTTCTCGAGGAACTTATCGAAGACCGCGAACCGCCCAGCGACGCGCTCTACGCCATCTCCTCGCGGATTCTCAAGGAAAACAGGATCATCCCGGTCCTGATCGGCGCAGCAAGTCATGGCAACGGCATGATGAGGCTGATGAAGGCACTGCGCCACGAGGCGCCGCCGGTCGATGTGCTTCGCGAGCGGCTTGCCCGCGCAGGCAATGCCGATGAACGCAAGCTGGTGGCCGTGAGCTTTCACGCCTACCATCGCCAGAATGTCGGCAAGACGGTCCTTGTGCGCGCGCTTGGCGAGGGGCTGAAGCAAGGCGCGTCACTGGGCGGCGCCAGTCTGGGCGCCGTGCAGGACCCCGCAAACGGCCGGTCCAACTCGACCGTTACACCGGCGCCGGGGGATGTCTTCGCGACGGTCAAGTCCGACCACCTGGGCGTTCCGTCGCTTCTGACTTCCGAGGCGGCTGTGGGTCCGCCGGAGTGGACGGAACCGCCGACGCCAATGCTTGAAAGAATCCTCGTGCCGGGCAGCGAGCGGGACGAAAACAAGCTCTCCGAAACGCTGGCAAAACTTTCCGAGGCGGATCGCGGCCTGAAAGTCATGCAGGAGGAAGGGACCGGTGCCCAGCTCGTCTGCGCCCAGGGACCGGTGCACCTGCGCGATCTCTGCCGGACCCTGTCCGACGTGTTCCACATCGCCGTCACCGACCGGACACCGAGCCCGATCTATCGCGAGACGATATCGAAACCATCGGAGGTTCACTACCGCCATCGCAAGCAAACCGGCGGCGCCGGGCAGTTCGCCGACGTGAAACTGAGCATCCACCCCAACGAGCGCGGCCAGGGCTTCACCTTTGGCGAAACCGTCAAGGGCGGCGTGGTTCCGCGCAATTACATCCCCGCCGTCGAAGCGGGCGCGCGCGAGGCGATGGACAAGGGGCCGCTGGGCTTTGAGGTCATCGACGTCGGCGTGACGCTGACCGACGGACAGCACCACACCGTCGACAGTTCGGAATACGCCTTCCGGACCGCGGCGAAAATGGGGGTGCGGCAGGCGCTTTCGGAAGGATCGGCCGTCTTGATGCAGCCGGTCTTCCGGAGCGAAATTCACATTCCGTCGGTCTATTCGGGCAGCCTGGTGCAGATCGTCTCGGCTCTGAAGGGTCAGGTGCTCGGCTTTGACCGGGATGAAACCGCCAAGGGGTGGGACATCTTCCGGGCTCTCGTGCCGGGCGGCGCGCTCGACGAACTGGCGCGCGCGCTGCGCTCGGCGACGCAAGGAATAGGCTATTTTTCCAAGACCTTCGATCATTTCGAGGAGTTGTACGGCAAGGAAGCGGACGCCATCGTCAGGGCGCATGGAACGCAACGCGCCGAACACTGA
- a CDS encoding YdeI/OmpD-associated family protein — translation MPDNQTHLPVLAFASAAEWEGWLASQPAASNGLWLKFAKKASGVPSVSKPEAIDAALCHGWIDGQLKPFDENHWLIRFTPRRPKSRWSAINCRRAQTLIEKARMRPAGLAEIEKAKADGRWAVAYEPQSKTTVPDDLRRALDGNENAKAFFGTLDSANRYSVLYRVHTATKPETRAHTIERLVAMLARGETFHPRKGKLS, via the coding sequence ATGCCGGACAATCAAACTCATCTGCCGGTGCTGGCCTTTGCCAGCGCCGCCGAATGGGAAGGCTGGCTTGCCAGTCAGCCCGCGGCCTCGAATGGCCTATGGCTGAAGTTCGCAAAGAAGGCGTCGGGCGTACCGAGCGTCTCGAAACCGGAGGCGATCGACGCGGCTCTCTGCCATGGCTGGATCGACGGCCAGCTCAAGCCCTTCGACGAGAACCACTGGCTGATCCGGTTCACGCCGCGCCGCCCCAAAAGCAGGTGGTCGGCGATCAATTGCAGACGGGCGCAGACGCTGATCGAAAAGGCCCGGATGCGTCCGGCCGGGCTTGCGGAGATCGAAAAGGCCAAGGCGGACGGCCGCTGGGCCGTGGCCTACGAGCCGCAGAGCAAGACCACCGTTCCGGACGATCTACGCCGGGCGCTCGACGGCAACGAAAACGCCAAAGCCTTTTTCGGCACGCTGGACAGCGCCAACCGCTATTCCGTGCTCTACCGCGTCCACACGGCGACGAAACCAGAAACCCGCGCGCACACCATCGAGAGGCTGGTCGCCATGCTCGCCCGCGGCGAAACTTTCCACCCGCGCAAGGGGAAGCTCTCTTAG
- a CDS encoding helicase HerA-like C-terminal domain-containing protein, whose amino-acid sequence MLEDGKLYIGTSRKPDDTLNKPEYLDFKFGNRHGLITGATGTGKTVTLQILAESFSNAGVPVFCADVKGDLSGIGAIGEEKDWVRKRVEQIGFSDFSFQEFPVIFWDLYGEKGHRVRATISEMGPLLLSRLMSATDAQEGVINIAFKIADEGGLPLLDLKDFQALLTYMGENASELSNKYGFISKSSTGSIQRELLILEQQGAEHFFGEPALKVSDIMRTTRDGRGAISVLSADKLMMNPRLYGTFLLWLMSELFEELPEVGDPDKPKLVFFFDEAHLLFNDAPKVLLERIEQVVRLIRSKGVGVYFVTQNPLDVPDTVLAQLGNRVQHALRAYTPREQKAVKTAADTFRPNPDFDCATVITNLGTGEALVSTLEGKGAPSMVERTLIRPPSSRVGPLTEAERADIMKISPVAGLYDEDFDRESAYELLARRAAKAAEQVEAAREAEEAPPPTGGSRWTLPGFGDDEPASTQAKPKARSGYQRESVAEAAMKSVARTVASSLGRALVRGILGSLKR is encoded by the coding sequence ATGCTTGAGGACGGGAAGCTCTACATCGGCACGAGCCGGAAGCCGGACGACACGCTCAACAAGCCGGAATATCTCGATTTCAAGTTCGGCAACCGCCATGGCCTGATCACCGGGGCAACCGGCACCGGCAAGACCGTGACGCTGCAGATCCTGGCGGAAAGCTTCTCCAATGCCGGCGTGCCGGTCTTTTGCGCCGACGTGAAGGGCGACCTTTCCGGCATCGGCGCGATCGGCGAGGAGAAGGACTGGGTGAGAAAGCGGGTCGAGCAGATCGGCTTTAGCGATTTCAGTTTCCAGGAGTTCCCGGTGATCTTCTGGGATCTCTACGGCGAGAAAGGCCACCGCGTGCGCGCCACCATCTCGGAGATGGGGCCGCTGCTACTGTCCCGCCTGATGAGCGCCACGGACGCGCAGGAAGGCGTGATCAACATCGCCTTCAAGATCGCCGATGAAGGTGGCCTGCCGCTGCTCGACCTCAAGGATTTCCAGGCGCTGCTCACCTATATGGGCGAGAACGCCTCCGAGCTATCCAACAAATACGGCTTCATCTCGAAATCCTCGACCGGCTCGATCCAGCGCGAACTGCTGATCCTCGAACAGCAGGGCGCCGAGCACTTCTTCGGCGAGCCGGCGCTCAAGGTCTCCGACATCATGCGCACGACCCGCGACGGGCGCGGCGCGATCTCGGTGCTTTCTGCCGACAAGCTGATGATGAACCCGCGCCTCTACGGCACCTTCCTGCTCTGGCTGATGTCGGAACTGTTCGAGGAACTGCCGGAGGTCGGCGATCCGGACAAGCCGAAGCTGGTCTTCTTCTTCGACGAGGCGCATCTGCTCTTCAACGATGCGCCGAAGGTGCTGCTCGAGCGCATCGAGCAGGTGGTGCGGCTGATCCGCTCCAAGGGCGTCGGCGTCTATTTCGTCACCCAGAACCCGCTCGACGTTCCGGACACGGTGCTGGCCCAGCTCGGCAACCGCGTCCAGCATGCGCTGCGCGCCTACACGCCGCGCGAGCAAAAGGCAGTGAAGACGGCGGCCGACACCTTCCGCCCCAACCCGGATTTCGACTGCGCAACGGTCATCACCAATCTCGGCACCGGCGAGGCGCTGGTCTCCACGCTCGAAGGCAAGGGCGCGCCGTCGATGGTCGAGCGCACCCTGATCCGCCCGCCCTCGAGCCGCGTCGGGCCGCTGACGGAGGCCGAGCGCGCCGACATCATGAAGATCAGCCCGGTGGCCGGCCTCTACGACGAGGATTTCGACCGCGAATCGGCCTACGAGCTGCTGGCCAGACGCGCCGCCAAGGCGGCGGAACAAGTTGAAGCCGCGCGCGAGGCCGAAGAAGCGCCGCCCCCCACCGGCGGCAGCCGCTGGACCCTGCCCGGCTTCGGCGACGACGAACCGGCTTCGACGCAGGCAAAGCCGAAAGCCCGCTCCGGCTACCAGCGCGAATCCGTCGCCGAAGCCGCGATGAAATCCGTCGCCCGCACCGTCGCCTCCTCGCTCGGCCGCGCGCTGGTGCGCGGGATTCTGGGGAGCTTGAAGCGGTAA
- a CDS encoding MFS transporter: MPLALYALTIAAYAIGTTEFVIVGLLPTVATDLGITLPLAGLIVSIYALGVTFGAPILTALTGRIERKPLLLGLMALFIAGNAMAGLSPSYEALLVARILSAFAHGVFFSVGATIAADLVPENRRASAIALMFMGLTVAIITGVPLGTFIGQTFGWRATFWAVAGLGAIALTAIAVLLPSTLSKAAPASILDQVRVLGSGRLLLVFGMTALGYGGTFVTFTFLAPMLEEITGFAASSVSLVLVLYGLAIAAGNIIGGRVADRNPVKALNWLFAAQAAVLVVFTFTSVSAIPALITLAALGFLSFANVPGLQLYVVQLAMQHRPGAVDVASALNIAAFNLGIAAGAWIGGLVVASPLGLQATPWVGAILVAGALVLTIISGMLDRRPDAVAQTA, encoded by the coding sequence ATGCCTCTTGCCCTCTATGCACTGACGATCGCGGCCTATGCGATCGGAACCACGGAATTCGTCATCGTCGGCCTGTTGCCGACCGTCGCCACCGATCTCGGCATCACGCTGCCGCTCGCCGGGCTGATCGTCTCCATCTACGCGCTCGGCGTTACCTTCGGCGCCCCGATCCTGACGGCGCTGACCGGCCGGATCGAGCGCAAGCCGCTGCTTCTCGGCCTGATGGCGCTGTTCATCGCCGGCAATGCGATGGCGGGCTTGAGCCCCTCCTATGAGGCGCTGCTTGTCGCCCGTATCCTGTCCGCCTTCGCCCACGGCGTGTTCTTCTCGGTCGGGGCGACGATCGCGGCTGATCTTGTGCCGGAAAATCGTCGCGCCTCGGCCATCGCGCTGATGTTCATGGGCCTGACGGTCGCCATCATCACGGGCGTCCCGCTCGGCACCTTCATCGGCCAAACGTTCGGCTGGCGGGCCACCTTCTGGGCCGTCGCCGGCCTCGGTGCCATCGCCCTGACAGCGATTGCCGTGCTTCTCCCGTCGACGCTGTCGAAGGCTGCTCCCGCCAGCATTCTCGATCAGGTCCGCGTCCTCGGCAGCGGGCGCCTGCTGCTCGTCTTCGGCATGACGGCGCTCGGCTACGGCGGCACCTTCGTCACCTTCACCTTCCTTGCGCCGATGCTTGAGGAAATCACCGGCTTTGCCGCCTCCTCCGTCAGCCTCGTGCTGGTGCTTTATGGCCTGGCGATCGCCGCCGGCAACATCATCGGCGGCCGCGTTGCCGACCGCAATCCGGTGAAGGCGCTGAACTGGCTGTTTGCCGCCCAGGCCGCCGTGCTGGTGGTCTTCACCTTCACCTCGGTCTCGGCGATCCCCGCCCTGATCACGCTTGCAGCCCTCGGCTTCCTGTCTTTCGCAAACGTGCCTGGCCTGCAGCTCTATGTCGTGCAGCTTGCCATGCAGCACCGCCCCGGTGCGGTCGATGTCGCCTCCGCGCTCAACATCGCCGCCTTCAACCTCGGCATCGCCGCCGGCGCCTGGATTGGCGGCCTGGTGGTCGCCTCGCCGCTCGGCTTGCAGGCGACGCCATGGGTCGGCGCGATCCTGGTCGCCGGTGCGCTGGTTCTCACAATCATCAGTGGCATGCTGGATCGCAGGCCGGACGCGGTTGCCCAAACCGCGTGA
- a CDS encoding aldo/keto reductase, which translates to MQPIVNANGATIPALGFGTFRMSGLEVLRIVPEALKIGFRHVDTAQAYRNEAEVGTAIQQSGIPRSDIFLTTKVWVDNYRQGTFSASVDESLQKLQTDYVDLLLLHWPGSTVPIAEQIERLNTVQKAGKVRHIGVSNFNTHQMDEAAKLSATPLVTNQVEYHPYLDQLKVLEDADRLGMSITAYYAMADGRVPKDPVLNDIGGHHGKTAAQVVLRWLIQQQGVVALTKTSTQARLAENFDIFDFVLSVDEMKAIHLLAKPDGRIVNPQGLAPVWDRAA; encoded by the coding sequence ATGCAACCGATCGTCAACGCCAATGGCGCCACCATTCCCGCCCTCGGCTTCGGCACCTTCCGCATGTCCGGCCTCGAGGTGCTGCGTATCGTGCCGGAAGCCCTGAAGATTGGCTTTCGCCATGTCGATACTGCGCAGGCCTACCGCAACGAAGCGGAAGTCGGCACCGCCATCCAGCAGTCGGGCATCCCGCGCTCCGATATCTTCCTCACAACCAAGGTCTGGGTCGACAACTACCGGCAAGGCACCTTTTCCGCCTCGGTCGACGAGAGCCTCCAGAAGCTGCAGACCGATTATGTCGATCTTCTCCTCCTGCATTGGCCCGGCAGCACCGTGCCGATCGCCGAGCAGATCGAGCGCCTGAACACTGTCCAGAAGGCCGGCAAGGTTCGCCATATCGGCGTCAGCAATTTCAACACCCATCAGATGGACGAAGCCGCCAAGCTCAGCGCGACGCCGCTGGTCACCAACCAGGTCGAATACCATCCCTATCTCGATCAGCTGAAGGTGCTGGAAGACGCCGACCGGCTCGGCATGTCGATCACCGCCTACTACGCGATGGCCGACGGCCGCGTGCCGAAGGATCCGGTGCTCAACGACATCGGCGGTCATCACGGCAAGACGGCCGCACAGGTGGTGCTGCGCTGGCTGATCCAGCAGCAGGGCGTCGTCGCCCTGACGAAGACTTCAACGCAAGCGCGGCTGGCCGAGAATTTCGACATCTTCGACTTCGTGCTCTCCGTTGACGAGATGAAGGCGATCCACCTGCTTGCCAAACCTGATGGCCGCATCGTCAATCCGCAGGGCCTTGCACCGGTCTGGGACAGGGCGGCCTAA
- a CDS encoding LysR family transcriptional regulator: MDNRAGEMEVFVTAAELKSFSAAGRRLKLSPSAVSKLVTRIEDRLGTRLLVRTTRSLLLTPEGEIYLGRAQRILGDIAETERLVSQGGRATPRGLLRVNATVGFGECYILPLAGEFLALYPEVRLELTLTDGLIDLIEERTDVAIRVGPMRDSSLKARKLLDSHRITVATPGYIERRGQPKTPEDLAAHNCITFTFGRTPGEWPFRDPGGTAVYLSPAAGNVQAASGSIARQLCLQGLGIARIGKFHVERDLEGGTLVEVLKDYNPIEPEQVYAVFAGHEHLAARIRAFIDFLAERV, translated from the coding sequence ATGGACAACCGGGCAGGGGAGATGGAGGTGTTCGTCACCGCGGCGGAACTGAAGAGCTTTTCCGCCGCCGGGCGGCGGTTGAAGCTGTCTCCCTCGGCCGTCAGCAAGCTGGTCACCCGCATCGAGGACAGGCTCGGCACGCGCCTTCTGGTGCGTACCACGCGCTCGCTGCTCTTGACGCCGGAAGGGGAAATCTACCTCGGCCGGGCGCAACGCATTCTGGGCGACATCGCCGAGACCGAACGGCTTGTCTCGCAGGGCGGCCGGGCAACGCCGCGCGGCCTGTTGCGTGTCAATGCCACCGTCGGCTTCGGCGAATGCTACATTCTGCCGCTCGCCGGAGAATTCCTGGCGCTCTATCCGGAGGTCCGGCTCGAACTGACGCTGACGGACGGCCTCATCGACCTGATCGAGGAGCGCACCGACGTGGCGATCCGCGTCGGCCCGATGCGTGATTCATCCCTGAAGGCCCGCAAGCTGCTCGACAGCCACCGCATCACGGTCGCCACGCCTGGCTATATCGAGCGCCGTGGCCAGCCGAAAACGCCCGAGGACCTCGCCGCGCATAACTGCATCACCTTCACGTTCGGCAGGACGCCCGGCGAATGGCCGTTCCGTGACCCCGGCGGCACAGCTGTGTATTTGAGCCCTGCTGCGGGCAATGTGCAGGCGGCGAGCGGTTCGATTGCCCGGCAGCTCTGCCTGCAGGGCCTCGGCATCGCCCGCATCGGCAAATTCCACGTCGAACGCGATCTTGAAGGTGGCACTCTGGTCGAGGTGTTGAAGGACTACAATCCGATCGAGCCGGAACAGGTTTACGCGGTCTTCGCCGGCCACGAGCACCTTGCGGCCCGCATCCGCGCCTTCATCGATTTTCTGGCCGAGCGGGTATGA
- a CDS encoding MarR family transcriptional regulator, whose translation MTEDIVRTFGFLCLGTRMKRIGERLQADTQKIMDEMEVGIGASQYPVLAAIDRLGPLTIGDLAEAVGITQPGVTRSIAQLVDLGLLRAEQTAGDQRRKIVSLSEKGQRLIEAAKSQVWPRIEGAVIDLCGKLDGPLLQQLNAIEDGLAALPLDRRNQRLSNK comes from the coding sequence ATGACGGAAGATATTGTGCGCACTTTCGGGTTCCTCTGCCTTGGTACGCGAATGAAGCGGATCGGCGAGCGGCTTCAGGCGGATACGCAGAAGATCATGGATGAAATGGAGGTCGGGATCGGCGCAAGCCAGTATCCTGTCCTTGCGGCCATCGACAGGCTCGGGCCGCTGACGATCGGCGATCTAGCCGAGGCGGTGGGTATTACCCAGCCCGGCGTGACGCGAAGCATAGCCCAACTCGTCGATCTCGGATTGCTGCGCGCAGAACAAACGGCAGGCGATCAGCGCAGGAAAATCGTCAGTCTCTCCGAGAAGGGTCAAAGGCTGATCGAGGCCGCGAAAAGCCAGGTCTGGCCGCGCATCGAAGGCGCCGTGATCGATCTCTGCGGAAAGCTCGACGGCCCGCTGCTTCAACAGTTGAACGCGATTGAAGACGGCCTTGCGGCCCTGCCGCTCGACCGGCGCAACCAGAGGCTTTCAAACAAATAG